A part of Pectinophora gossypiella chromosome Z, ilPecGoss1.1, whole genome shotgun sequence genomic DNA contains:
- the LOC126380079 gene encoding uncharacterized protein LOC126380079, which translates to MARLPCALLLLATLASLAPLRPATAHHAPMCLLSYCECTPAAHPSWTTVNCTVPNDQKLDIMEGDLPDSTTDLVITGAEAVMFGANSLSRLQDARHVRLSGVKVILMRRFAALNLNVVSLYLEIDHSDVIRIEERTFSSIRGPLSVMITECDYVSVEGTAFSWLLMMNMSNIRHLEVGPESFTLDPTAANVGEHGPGMLIQLKNLTVAEFPAQTFGSSAAGITMDAVEVRAVRAGAFTANTYTIVMAVNSSFHLIEGDAFAQKSLINNLQFHGCSIQQLSSNALQSGVTNLNVSHCKIENVETGAINATFAVVAIQDSEFHTFEEKGFELSSWNKLIMERNSFDELPAHAIVATGTSIHKLVFTENEIETANPDSLAFIGQAHANFEQNIKYRSNYFGQACNCNISSWLSKVIATEDGQYEDETLCTVDEFFARCFNVPEQNMVLSKFLDSVCTDKMTIQCEAFTSQNEGEKEIKNPRFPHKHKEEGGLTARNAKVIGIVIVTCFGCVLLVMVISLIRWMRRKGYCVNVKNFLISSNSSCGAMCDRLCSCGRNSGIDNARSISQLSVHEYSERHRLNEPRVQEVIQETALPDIYTEQVVPTEEKTTQTLPEELTKELLENLKEKLEDPENYVEAREMIEHLYELIKVEENCNVENTAVKRNTDENIYDLPFQNTAPRMGKNKKKMISVGTKTPSLEQLQPLSPYNRQTALAHEYFEPKDFAVHLYAEIANCDKEKKNLLGAMPDVVGDQAKPRGPYLRAVRDKMNSSASSSPSTKSQNSSITSPQHMSSMKSVKSNGSGKMMNRPLPEKPAPLDPGEGTSFKLG; encoded by the exons AAATTAGACATAATGGAAGGCGACTTGCCGGATTCGACAACTGATCTGGTGATAACGGGTGCGGAGGCGGTGATGTTCGGTGCCAACTCGCTGTCGCGGCTGCAGGACGCGCGCCACGTGAGACTCTCCGGGGTAAAGGTCATCCTCATGAGGAGGTTCGCCGCCCTCAACCTCAACGTCGTCAGCCTCTACCTCGAGATCGATCATAGCGACGTAATCAGAATAGAAGAGAGGACGTTCAGTAGCATAAGAG GTCCATTATCGGTGATGATCACAGAATGTGACTACGTTTCTGTGGAAGGTACGGCCTTCTCTTGGCTACTAATGATGAACATGAGCAACATCCGGCACCTGGAGGTGGGCCCCGAGTCGTTCACGCTGGACCCCACCGCCGCCAACGTCGGCGAGCACGGACCAGGCATGCTG ATTCAACTGAAGAATTTGACAGTAGCTGAGTTCCCCGCGCAGACGTTCGGCTCGTCAGCGGCCGGGATCACGATGGACGCGGTGGAAGTCCGGGCCGTGCGCGCCGGCGCATTCACCGCCAACACCTACACTATTGTTATGGCAGTCAATAGCTCCTTCCACCTCATCGAAGGTGACGCCTTCGCCCAGAAATCTTTAATCAACAACCTGCAGTTCCACGGCTGCTCAATACAACAACTGTCGTCGAATGCTCTACAGTCAGGTGTCACCAACCTAAACGTTTCACATTGCAA AATTGAAAACGTGGAGACAGGAGCCATCAATGCCACTTTTGCAGTCGTAGCGATACAAGACTCAGAGTTTCATACGTTCGAGGAAAAAGGTTTTGAATTATCATCATGGAATAAGTTAATAATGGAAAGAAATTCATTCGACGAACTGCCTGCCCATGCTATCGTAGCTACAGGGACATCCATACATAAATTGGTATTTACTGAAAACGAAATTGAAACCGCTAACCCCGATAGCCTTGCTTTCATAGGACAAGCTCATGCCAATtttgaacaaaatataaaatatagaagCAATTATTTCGGGCAAGCATgtaattgtaatatttcttCGTGGCTTTCGAAGGTGATCGCTACTGAAGATGGCCAATACGAAGACGAAACTCTTTGCACCGTTGATGAGTTTTTCGCGCGGTGCTTCAATGTACCTGAACAAAACATGGTACTGAGCAAGTTCTTAGACAGCGTGTGTACTGACAAAATGACAATTCAGTGTGAAGCGTTCACGAGCCAAAATGAAGGTGAAAAGGAAATCAAAAATCCCCGATTCCCGCACAAACACAAGGAGGAAGGAGGACTAACGGCTCGGAATGCAAAAGTTATTGGAATTGTTATTGTCACCTGTTTCGGATGTGTTCTTCTGGTTATGGTTATAAGTTTGATAAGGTGGATGAGACGAAAAGGTTATTGTGTAAATGTAAAGAATTTTCTAATATCTTCAAACTCTTCATGTGGAGCTATGTGTGATAGGCTTTGTAGTTGTGGAAGAAACAGTGGAATTGACAACGCGAGATCCATTTCCCAATTATCTGTGCACGAGTACTCGGAGAGGCACCGACTGAATGAACCTCGCGTCCAGGAAGTGATTCAAGAAACAGCACTACCAGACATCTACACCGAGCAAGTAGTTCCGACAGAGGAGAAGACTACGCAAACCCTTCCCGAGGAACTTACCAAGGAACTATTAGAAAACTTAAAGGAAAAATTGGAGGATCCAGAAAATTATGTAGAGGCACGAGAAATGATCGAACACCTATACGAACTTATTAAAGTGGAAGAAAACTGCAACGTGGAGAATACTGCAGTAAAAAGGAACACTGACGAAAATATTTACGATTTACCATTTCAAAACACTGCGCCTCGTATGGGTAAGAATAAGAAAAAGATGATCAGTGTGGGCACAAAGACACCGTCTCTAGAACAGTTACAGCCTCTTTCCCCTTACAACAGACAAACGGCATTAGCCCACGAGTATTTCGAACCAAAGGATTTCGCCGTACATCTGTACGCTGAAATAGCAAACTGCGACAAAGAAAAGAAGAATTTGCTGGGTGCTATGCCGGACGTGGTGGGCGACCAGGCCAAACCGCGCGGCCCGTACCTCCGCGCAGTACGCGACAAGATGAACTCGAGCGCCAGCTCTAGCCCTTCTACAAAGTCGCAGAACAGTTCAATTACTAGTCCACAACACATGTCGTCGATGAAATCCGTCAAGTCCAATGGGTCCGGAAAGATGATGAACAGGCCGTTGCCAGAGAAACCGGCGCCCCTGGACCCGGGCGAGGGCACCTCGTTTAAGCTCGGCTGA